Part of the Desulfohalovibrio reitneri genome is shown below.
GCGTCTGGATTTCTTCCTTCCCGGCAAGTCCCGCTGCCCCCGTCCGGTGTTGGGGTAATGTGTCACGGGGAGCCGCAGGGGTCCCGTTCGCCTCGTGCTTCCCACCGCTCCCGGAGTAATCATTGTCAGCGGGCGCGTGGGGGAGTACGAAATCGTGTTTCGGGCTAAACTTGATTTGTGCGCCGCACAAAACTAGAACCCGCCATGCCGTGGCCAGCCAAGAGTTTCGATTGGGGGAGAACGCATGAGTCAGACAAATATTCTTCTGGAATCCGGCACCAACGAACTGGAGATTGTTGAGTTCACCATCGACGAGCTGGGGGACGACGGCAAGGTGTACAGCGGCCACTACGGCGTCAATGTGGCCAAAGTGCTGGAAATCATCCGCATGCCGCAGGTCACTGAAATGCCCGAGGCAAGCCATCCCTGCGTCATGGGCGCTTTCAACCTCCGCTCCCGAATCATCCCCTTGGTGGATCTCGCTTCCTGGTTGGGTAAACGGACAAAGGAAAACGACGCCCAGAAGGTCATCGTCACCGAATTCAACAACGTCATCAACGCATTCCTCGTATCCGGAGTCAACCGCATCCACCGCATCTCCTGGGAGCAGGTGGAGCCGCCCTCGCGGCATCTTTCCGACTACACGGCCTCCTCCATTACCGGCGTGGTCAAGTTCGAGGACCGCATCATTCTAATCCTGGACATGGAACGTATTATTGCCGACCTCAACCCCAACTTGGCCTTATCTTTGGAGGACAAGGTGGACGAGGACGACCAGGATGACCGGGAAATCAACGTACTTATCGCGGACGACTCCACCATGATCCGTCGCACCATCGGACGCGGACTGGAAAAAATGGGCTTTGTGGTCGAGAGAACGACCAATGGCAAGGAAGCCTGGGACCGGCTGCTGGACATCAAGAAACGGGCCGAGGACGAAAACCGCCCCATCACCGACCTTCTGAACATCATCGTGTCCGACATCGAGATGCCGGTCATGGACGGCCACAACCTCTGCAAGCGCATCAAGGACGACCCCGTGCTCGGGCAGCTTCCGGTCATCCTTTTTTCCTCCCTCATCACCGACCGCCTGCGCCACAAGGGAGAGACCGTGGGGGCGGACGACCAGATTTCCAAACCCGACATCACCACTCTGGCCAGGCGCATCCGTTCACTGCTGGCGGATAAGCAAGGCATAGAGATGGCGAAAGGGGAGGAGGCGGCGAGCTGACCCGCCGGTATGCCCACCGTTCTCTCTCCAGACACACCTCCCGAGTTGCTGGGCGATCTCCATCCGGCCTGGCGCGGGGACATCGACGCTCTCGCTCCATGGCGTGCAGCCGCGGAAGGATTCACCTCCGATCGTATTGCCGATTTTCCGCTCGCTCTGGTCCTGGCGGACTGCGGTTCCACCATGGACGAGGCGTGGCAACGCATTGAGGAAGGGGGGCTGAACGCATGGGACAGCCTGCTGGCGGCGCGCCAGAGCGGCGGCAGGGGGAGGCTGCGGCGCCCCTGGACATCTCCGGCCGGAAACCTGCATGTCAGCTTGGCGTTGCCTGAACCGCCGCAACCATTTCGCAACATGACCTCCCTGCTGGTTGGATGGTGTCTGGCCTGTGCGCTTGGGCGCCAAGGCGTTTGCTTGAAGCTCAAGTGGCCCAACGATCTTTTGATCAATGACCGGAAGGTAGGCGGCGCGCTGGTGGAAGAGAGGAAAGGGCGTCTTGTGACCGGCGTCGGCTTGAACCTTGTGGCCTGCCCCCCGGATGAGGCCATGAGAGCGGATCGAGCCGTTCCGGCCGCGAAACTGCATATCCCTGGGAAAGGCCCGCTTCGGGTCTGGCTCGATGCACTCCCCATTTTCCGCGAAGTCTGGATGAAATCCCAGGAGGGCAGTCCTAAGGACTTGGCCCGCCGGGTAGAAGGGGCTCTGGCCTGGCTCGGCGGACGTGTTGGCGTGCGTGACGGAGAACGTGTGCGCACCGGCCGCCTGCTTGGTCTTGATGAGCGGGGAGGGCTCCTCCTGGCCGAAGATGGGGGGACTTCGGCGCTTTACTCGGGCTCACTTTTTCCGCTATGAGACTTGGTTCCACGCTGCGGGATTCTTACCCCGAAGCCATTTCATGACAATGCGAGAGATACGAGCTTATGGCCCCCAAAACATTTGAGCAAGTCGTCGAGGAAATTCGAGGCAAGTCCATCCTCGTGGCCAACCGGGGCATTCCCGCCCGCCGCATCGTCCGCACCATCCGTGAGATGGCCCAGGGCGTCTCCATCATGACCGCCACGGACGTGGATAAAGCCTCGCCCACCACGGCCGCCGCGCGCGAACTGATGCTATTGGGCGAGGATCCGCGTGCATATCTTGATATCGACTTGATCATCCGCAAGGCCAACCAGCGGGGCATCATCGCCATTCATCCGGGCTGGGGATTCGCCTCCGAGGACGATTCTTTTCCGCAGAAATGCGCCGAGGCGGGCATCATCTTCATTGGTCCCACGGCCAGGGCCATGCGGCTTCTGGGCAACAAGGTCCAGGTACGCAAACTGGCCGTGGAAAACGACGTGCCGGTGGTGCCGGGGTCCGAAGGCGCGGTCACTGTATCCGAGGCGCGCAAGCTGGCGCACGAAATAGGTTTCCCCATCATGCTCAAGGCCGAAGGCGGCGGTGGCGGACGGGGCATCTACGAGGTCTACAACGAGGATCAGTTGGAGAGTGCCTTCTCCAAGGCCTCGGCCCTTGCCCAGGCATCCTTCGGCAATCCCCGGCTGTACGTGGAAAAGCTCCTGCAGTCGGTGCGCCACATCGAGATTCAGGTCATCGCCGACCGTCACGGCAACGTTTTCTGTTTCGACGAGCGCGACTGCACAGTGCAGCGCAATCACCAGAAACTCATCGAGATCACTCCCTCTCCGTGGGCGGGTATGACCAAGGAGCTCCGGGAGCGGCTCAAGGATTACTCCGAACGCCTGGTGCGCGCCGTGGACTACCACTCGCTGTGCACTGTGGAGTTCCTGGTCGATCAGGACGGCACCCCGTACCTCATCGAGGTCAACACCCGGCTTCAGGTGGAGCACGGCATCACCGAATGCCGCTACGGCGTGGACCTTGTGGAGGAACAGGTGGCTGTGGCCTTCGGGGCCAAGCTGCGGTTCAATAAGAACAACACCAAGCCCCGCGCCCATGCCATCCAGTGCCGCATCAACTGTGAGGACCCGCGCAAGAACTTCGAGCCCAATACCGGGCTCATCACCCGTTACGTTTCTCCGGGCGGGCAGGGCATTCGCCTGGATTCCTGCATTTCCATGGGTTACGAGTTCCCCTCGCAATACGACTCGGCCGCCTCCCTGCTCATAGCCCACGGCCGCAGCTGGGGAAAGGTGCTGGCAACTCTGGAGCGCGGGCTGCGCGAGTACATCATCGGCGGGGTCAAGACGACCATCCCCTTCCACCTGCAGATCATTAAACACCCCGAATTCGTCAAGGCGGAGTACGACACCACTTTCCTGCACCGCCATCCGGCGCTGTACGACTACACCGACGAAGAGCCGGAGGAACTTCGCCTATCCAGGCTGGTGGCCGAGATTTCAGCCAAGGGGTACAATCCCCACGTCCAGCTCGGTGAATACCGCAATCCCCATTGCCTGCGCCTGGGGCGCTTCGAGCCGGTCAAGCCGGCCTTCGATCTGGATGCCACGGACATGCCGTATCCCCGGGGGGACCGCCGGGCTATCCTGGACATGGTCCGGGAAACCCGCGCCCAGGGCACGCTGCACTACTGCGACACCACCACCCGGGACATCACCCAGTCCAACAGCGGCAACCGCTTCCGTCTGGCGGAGGACAGGCTGGTGGGGCCGTATCTGGACAAGTGCAATTTCTTCTCCCTGGAAAATGGCGGCGGAGCCCATTTCCACGTGGCCATGCTGGCCAACATGACCTACCCCTTCACCGAGGCGCATGAGTGGAATATTTTCGCGCCGCGCACGCTGAAGCAGATTCTCATCCGCTCCACCAACGTGCTGGGCTACAAACCGCAGCCGCGCAACCTGATGCTGCGAACCGGCGAGATGATCTGCGAGGAATACGACGTCATTCGTTGCTTCGATTTCCTCAACCATGTGGACAATATGTACCCCTTCGCCGAGGTGGCCCTCTCCGGCGAAAACAAGGGCAACATCTGGGAGCCGGCGATTTCGCTTTCTTGGGCCGAAGGGTTCACCGTTGCGCACTACGTGAAGTTGGCCGAAGAGATCGTGCGTATGAGCGCCAAGGCGGCCGGTGTCTCCCAGTCCAAGGTGGTCCGCATGATGACCCTGGGGCTGAAGGACATGGCCGGTGTCTGTCCGCCGCACTTCATGCGTGAACTCGTGGGCGCGCTGCGCAAGAAGTGGCCCGAGCTTGTGCTGCATTATCATCGCCACTACACCGACGGCCTCTTCGTGCCCGCTGTCGGCGCGGCGGCGGAGGCCGGGGCGCACATCGTGGACGTGGCCATGGGCGCGGCCGTACGCTGGTACGGCCAGGGCGAGGTTCTTTCCACGGCCGCCTATGCGGGGCAGGAGTTCGGGCTGAACCATCTGCTTAACGAGGAAGCCCTGCGCGACTGCAACTTCGTGCTCAAGCAGGTCATGCCCTATTACGACCGCTACACGGCCCCGTACTTCCGGGGCATCGACTACGATGTGGTCGAGCACGGTATGCCCGGCGGTGCCACCTCCTCTTCACAGGAGGGGGCCATGAAGCAGGGCTACATCCACCTGCTGCCCTACATGCTCAAGTTCCTGGCGGGCACCCGTAAGGTTGTCCGCTACCACGACGTCACACCGGGCTCCCAGATCACTTGGAATACGGCCTTCCTGGCGGTCACCGGCGCCTACAAGCGGGGAGGGGAGCGCGAAGTCAAGCACATGCTGGACATCCTCAAGGCTGTCACGGAGAAGCCGGAGAGCGAGTTGACCCCGGCCGAGAAGGAAGACCGGCTGTTGCTCTACCAGGACTCCAACGACGCCTTCCGCCAGTTGCTGCTGGGCAAATACGGCCGCCTGCCTCTGGGCTGGCCCGCCGAGTGGGTCTACGAAAGCGCTTTCGGGCCCGACTACCGCGAGGCCATGCAGGAGCGCACCACGGAATCCCCGCTGGACAGCCTGGGCGACATGGACATGGAGGCCGAGGAGAAGGCTCTGGCCGCCCGCCTCGACCGCAAGCCCACCGAGGAAGAGGTGGTCATGTACCTCAACCATCCCGGTGACGCCCTCAAGACCATCGAGTTTAAAACCCAGTACGGCGACGCCAACAACGTCCCTCTCGATATCTGGTTCGAGGGGCTGGAGCCGGGACGGGAACTGACTTTCCCCGACTCCAACGGAAAGCCGCACGTCATGACCATCATCGACATGGGGCCGGTGGACGAACGCGGCATCCGCGTTGTGCGCTACGTTTTGGATTCCGAGAGCCTCAGCTGCGAGATCAAGGTTGCCGAGGCCACCGCCGAAGCGGCCTCCACCATGGAGCGGGCCGACCCCGACGACGTCTACCAAGTGGCTTCCCCCTCCAGCGGCGATCTCTGGGTCATGCACGTGCAGCCCGGCGATTTCGTCAAGAAGGGCGAGGAACTCTTCAATATCTCCATCATGAAACAGGAGAAATCGGTGTTCGCCCCGGTGGACGGTATCGTCAAGCGGGTGCTCAAAGACGCCAATTACCAGGAAGACAAGCGCATGGTACCGGTTAAGGAAGGGGAACTGCTGGTGGAGATGGCTCCGCCGTCCCTGTCCTGCCCCGAGTGTACCAGGCCCCTGGCGGACGAGGATTTTCATTTCTGCCCCCATTGCGGCAGCAGGGTGGAAGAACAGGAATGACCCGGCGCATGTTGACGGTTGTGCGAAGCGCACGCTAAGTTATCATGGCTTTCTATTGCCGGACTTTCGCATGCACATGCCTCGCCGCGCCTTGCCACCGGCGAGCCGCGTTGCTGTAGGAACACATCCCCAAGGAGAGGAGCATGGCCAAAGCCAAGAGCACGGATACGAAATCCAAGGGCAAAACCGCGGGCAAGAAATCGGAGCCCAATTTGGACGAACTGAAGCAGCAGATCGTCCTTACGGGCGCCGACATCGCCGCCATTGGCGAGGAAGCGGAACTGCTCGTGGGCGGAAAGAACTACAACACAGCCATCATTAGCCAAGTCAAGGGCATCCGCGCTCCCCAATTCCGGGCCATTTCCTCCAAGGCGTTTCACAAGCTTCTCGACGAGACCAAGGTCAACGCTTCGGCCATCCGCTCGCTGGTGGATCAGGAGTACAACTCCCTGGACTGGTCCGGCGCGGAAATCAATAAGAATCCCGAGTTTCTTCGCGACTTCGTCCGTTCCATTGCCCGCAAGGTTCGGGAGACTCCCGAGGCCCAGAAGGGCTCCAACATCAAGCTCCGAACCTTCATCAACAACGTGGTGGAGGGCTTCGCCACCTCGCCCGAGGGAATCGACCAGCTTCGCAAGCGTTCGGTACTGGTGCAGGTGGCGATTCTGTCAGTCGATCTTCCCGAGGACGTGAGCAAGGAAGTCGCCGAGGCCTACACCTCTATTTGCAAGGAGGCGGGGCTGGAGGATGTCTCGGTGGCCGTGCGTTCCTCGGCCGCAGGGGAGGACTCCCGCAAGAAGGCCTTTGCCGGACTGCAGGATACCTACCTGAATATCGTGGGGGAGAAGCAGTGCGTGGAGGCCTACCACTGGGACTGCGCCTCGGCCTACAACCTGCGCTCCATGACCTACCGCCGCGAGGCCATCCTGGACGCCGTGGCCCGGGCCGAGGAATCGGGCGACGATTCCATCGCCGAGCAGGCCAAGAAGGAATGGGCCATCGAGAACACGTCGCTGTCGGTCTGCATCATGCGCATGATCGATCCCGTGATCTCCGGCACAGCCTTTTCCGCGGACACCGCCACCGGCTGCCGCGGCACCGACCGCAGGGAACTGGTCTCCATCGACGCCAGCTATGGCCTGGGCGAGGCCGTGGTTGGCGGCATGGTTACGCCGGACAAGTTCTACGTCTACCAGCGCGACGACGGCGCCGAAGTGGTCATCCGCTTCATGGGCTACAAGGACAAGAAGATCATCTACAGCGAAAAGGGCGGCACCGAACTGGTCAAGGTCGGTGACGAGGAAGCCTATCGCTGGTCGCTGTCCCTGGCTCAGGCGGAAGATGTCGCCAAGGGCGTGCGGGCCATTTCCGAGGCCTACGAACATATGATCATGGACACGGAGTTCTGCCTGGACGCCTCATCCCGGCTGTGGTTCGTGCAGGCCAGGCCGGAGACGCGCTGGAACGAGGAGTTCGAAAGGCACCCCGACACCATCTATATGCGTCGTCTGGAGGTGGACGATAAGTACCTCCCCCGGGCCGACGTCATTCTGGAAGGCAACGGCGCCTCCAGGGGCGCGGGCGCGGGCACGGTCAAATTCCTGCGCAGCGCGCTGGAATTGAACAAGATCAACAAGGGCGACGTGCTGGCCGCAGAGCGCACCGACCCGGACATGGTGCCGGGCATGCGTATCGCCTCGGCCATTCTGGCCGACGTGGGCGGGGATACCTCCCACGCCGCCATCACCTCCCGCGAGCTTGGCATTCCAGCCATCATCGGCATCCAGCGGCTGGAGATGCTGCGCAACCTCGACGGCAGCGAAATCACCGTGGACGGTTCCCGGGGCCAAGTCTACCGGGGTAAGCTGCCCCTGGTGGAGGTCGGCGGCGAATTGGATGTTTCCAAGCTGCCCGAGACCAAGACCAAGATAGGCCTCATTCTGGCCGACGTGGGCCAGGCCATGTTCCTCTCGCGCTTGCGCCAAGTGTCCGATTTCGAGGTCGGCCTGCTGCGCGCTGAGTTCATGCTGGGCAACATCGCCATTCATCCCATGGCCCTGGAGGCCTTCGACAACGGCACCCTGCAACACGTCGTCCGCCGCAAGCTCCATGAACTGGACGGCACCCTGACCAAGGTGCTGCGCGAGCAGCTGCATGCGGGAATCATCTCCTTCTCGCTCAAGCTGCGCAACTACGTCGGCATTATTACCGGCCTCACCGACGAGATGGAAGCCCTGGCCGAGTCAGAGGGAGCCCGAGGTACGGACGAGATTCTGGCCATCCACCGACGCCTGCGCGAACTGGACCGCAAGCTGGACGACCATGTGGCCATGGCCACCAACCACTTGGACGTGCTCAAGACCTCCGTTGATCTGGAGGCGCACGTTGCCGTTATCATGGGCTGGGAGGAGTTGCTCGCGCCCGAGCCTGCCGACGCCGAGGGCATGGCCCGCCGCTCCGAACTCAAAGCCCGGGTGGCCGAGATCGTGGAGCGGGTCAAGGACGAGCCCACCATCAAGGAGACGCTGGACCGCATTCGCGAACTGCGCAAGGACGTGGCAGTGAAGATCGGTTTGGCCTCGGAGATGGAGGAGGTGCAGACCCTTGAAGAGCGCATTAGAAAGCTCATTAATTCCAAGGGTTTCCGCACAGGTCGTGAATACTACATCCAAAACCTCTCTCAGACGCTGGCGCTGTTCGCCATGGCTTTCTACGGTAAGCCTATCGTCTACCGCACCACCGACTTCAAATCCAATGAGTACCGAAACCTCATGGGCGGCGGTCTCTTCGAGCACTTCGAGGACAACCCCATGATGGGCTACCGGGGCGTCTCCCGGAACATCCACGACTGGGAGCTGGAAGCCTTCAAGCTGGCTCGGGGCATCTTCGGCGGCAAGAACCTCCAGATCATGCTGCCCTTCGTCCGCACTCTGGAGGAAGCCCGTTCCATGAAGCGTTACCTGGAACAGGTGCATAAGCTGCGCAGCGGCGAGGATGGATTGAAAATCATCCAGATGTCCGAGATCCCATCCAACGCCATCCTGGCCAAGCAGTTCCTGGAGGAGTTCGACGGCTTCTCCATCGGGTCCAACGACATGACCCAGATGGTTCTGGCCACCGATCGCGACAACTCCCGTCTGGCGCATATTTACGACGAGGAGGATCCCGCGGTCATCTGGGCGATTCTGGTGACGATCTTTACCGGACAGAAATATGGCAAAAAGGTCGGTTTCTGCGGCCAGGGCGTGTCCAACTCCGAGATCCTGCGTGGACTGGTCTGCATTGCGGGCATCGTTTCCGCCTCTGTGGTGCCCGACACCTACCAGCAAACCAAGTTCGAGGTCGCTGAGGTGGAGAAGGAGAATATCGGAGTGGACAAGCTGGGCGGCTGGCTCAAGCAGAAGCATCTGGACCGCCTGCACACCCTGATGCACGAACACAACTACGGGCACTTCCTCAAGAAGTTCACAACGCCCGAGGATCTTAAAGAGTGGTACGACGGCGAGTTGGTCCGCCTCTCCGAGCAACTTCGGGAGAACTTGGATACCTCCAAGGAATCCTTCTACCGCTCTGAGATGGATAACTTCCGCAAGACCTTCCACAAGCCGGTACTCTACGCCTCCTGGGATTGGGACCGCACCGTGGAGGACGCCATGCACCACGCCGGTTTCGCCACCTTCGAGGAGCAGGCCGAGGCGTTGGAGCAACAGCGCAAGCGGAGCGACTGGTAGTTCAGAACATTCCGCATCAAGCGAATCAAAAGCGGCCCCGAAACTTCGGGGCCGCTTTTTTGTTTACGAACAGCGCAGTGGGAACGAACAAAATAGCCCGGCCGCAACGCGACCGGGCTTGGTTATGAAATTGCCTGCCCGCGCAAGATGGGCGAGTTTCTGGGTACGTTTACTGGGTCGCGGTCGCTTGCCGCAGTTTGCCGAAGAAGTTGTTTTCCAGCCAATTTGGGTCCCACCATTCCAAAGGATTCACCGGCAGGCCGGCCACCAGCACGCCGAAGTGAAGGTGGTCGCCACCGGCGAGGCCCGTAGCACCGGTGCGTCCAACGATGTCCCCGGAGTCTACTTCCTGGCCGGGCTCAACGTCGATCTGTGAAAGGTGTGAATACAGGGTCATCAAGCCGATGCCGTGGTCAATGATGACCGACTGCCCATAGATGCCAAAGAAGCCCGCGTGAACAATGCGGCCTGTTGCCGCGGCGTCTACCTGTGCGTTGCGCACGCTGGCCAGGTCCACGCCAAGGTGGGTTTGGTGGTCGATGACTTCTCCGTTGTAGCGGTACGTCCGTCGGTCGCCGAATCCAGCCATTGTCTTGGAATTGCTCAACCTGTTAAAGTGGCCTTCCCACAGGACCCTCGAAGCGGTTTCGCGGGAGATGTCCACCAGCTTCGCCCGGTTTCGCTTGCGCATCTCCCGGTTGACCTTGAGGTACGTTTCAAGGGGCGAGTAGTCCGGATACTCTTCTTCGTATTGAACCATCTTGCGTTCAAGAAAGCTGTCCGGGACGTTGATGACGTCGTGCGGATAGGAGCGGTCGTTGGCGTGGAAGGGGATGGAGCGTTTGCGCATGTTGCCGGCTGAGTCCCTGGCCACCAGAAGTGGATTGAAATCAGCCAGTTCCATGTCGTACGGAAAAGCGAACAGTACAGCGTGCACACCACTGGGCAGTTGGTGGCCGGGGAAGAACCGGTCGCCGACCTGGATTCCGCTGGCCGCCTTTTCGTCGAGGTTGTATAGAGCGAGGCTGGAGCCGCCGCGGTTGAGGTTGTGCGTGCCTGTCAGCAGGCTGATACGGGGGTTGCGTGTATCGTAGCTGTAGGTTCGGGTGAGTTCCGCGACGTTCCCGTCACCGAAATTGTGCAGGGAAGCGTCCACAGCCCGCAGACTGATTTTCACTTGGCCGTCTTCGAGTCCGGAATCCGCGAGGGTGAATGTGGTTTCCAGAGGGCTTGTCCCGCCGTTGCCGAGTTGCGCCAGAACTACGCGTTTGCCGCCTTGCTCCGCGATGACGCTCAGGCCGCGCAGGCCTGACGGATCGGATGCTGTCGCGGTGAACTCGGTTTCCGCTCCTACAGCTGGTTTGTCAGGAGAAATGGAGGCTGCGGGAGGAGTGGTGTCCTTGAAATAAAGAAAAGCAAGGTAGGCCAAGCCACCCACAAGCAAAATAGTGAGAAGCCCGGGAAGGAAACGGGATTTGGCGAAACTCATGATCTTCCTCGCAAGTCTGGATTGGCCGATCAACCAGCCGGTTGAAGGATAGTTGAAAGAAATGGGGATTGCAAAGAAAAAGCCTTCCGTGGAAGCGGGTTGCGGGGTTCCATATGTGTAGTACGAACCCGTCAAATGTAACACTATACCATTGCGGATGGAATTCCTTTATATGACACGAAGGTGCATGGAACAATTGTTAAATTTTGTTGACGAGGCTCTTGGACTTGGCGTAGGAATTCCGTACTGTCACAAAACTCAAATGGGGTGCCGGGAGGGACTATTGTCCCGGTGGATGTTGACAAAGCCGGCCAGCGCGCGGAGCGCGCGACCGGCAAGAGCGCTCGAAGGGCACGTGATGCGTTGTCACGCCGTTGCCGGAAGCTCCCTTCGTCTTGCGTCGTTGCGTTTTGGGTGCAAGGTGTTCCTTTAGACCTTGGAGGTGTTCGGATGAAGTTCTACGTAGGGCTCGGAAAAGAAGGAACAGAAGAGAGGCTGGAGCAGAACGGCATCTCTCGTCGTGATTTCATGAAGTTCTGCGCCGCGGTTTCCGCCGCCATGGGACTGGGCGTCGCCGGCGCTCCCCAGGTGGCAGAAGCGCTGACGCAGAAGCGCAGGCCGTCGGTGGTCTGGCTGCACAACGCCGAGTGCACCGGGTGCACGGAATCCGTGCTGCGTACCGTCAACCCGTATATCGGCCCCCTGATCCTCGACACGATTTCCCTGGACTACCAGGAAACCATCATGGCCGCGGCCGGCCACGCCGCCGAAGAAGCTCTGCACCAAGCCGTGCACAGCGAGCACGGCTTCATCTGCGTGGTCGAGGGCGGCATTCCCACCGCCGACGGCGGCGTCCATGGCAAGGTCGGCGGCAAGACCATGCTGGAGATCTGCACCGAAGTTGTGCCCCAGGCCAAGGCCACCATCGCCATCGGTAACTGCGCCACCTTTGGTGGTATCCAGGCTGCCGCCCCCAATCCCACCAAGACCAAGGGCGTCAACGATACGCTCAAGGACATGGGCGTCAACGCCATCAACATCGCCGGCTGCCCGCCCAACCCCTTCAACTTCGTGGGCGCAGTGGTCATGTACCTGCAGGGCAAGAAGATCGAGCTGGACGAGAACAACCGTCCGCTGGCCTTCTACGGCAAGACCGTGCACGATCAGTGCGAGCGCCTGAAGTACTTCAACGAGGGCAAGTTCGCCACCTCCTTCGATTCCGAGGAGGCCCGCAAGGGGTACTG
Proteins encoded:
- a CDS encoding hydrogenase small subunit; the encoded protein is MKFYVGLGKEGTEERLEQNGISRRDFMKFCAAVSAAMGLGVAGAPQVAEALTQKRRPSVVWLHNAECTGCTESVLRTVNPYIGPLILDTISLDYQETIMAAAGHAAEEALHQAVHSEHGFICVVEGGIPTADGGVHGKVGGKTMLEICTEVVPQAKATIAIGNCATFGGIQAAAPNPTKTKGVNDTLKDMGVNAINIAGCPPNPFNFVGAVVMYLQGKKIELDENNRPLAFYGKTVHDQCERLKYFNEGKFATSFDSEEARKGYCLYELGCKGPYTYNNCPSVKFNQTNWPVQAGHPCIGCSEPGFWDEMTPFFEAG